CGGGCCCGCCATTTAGTTGTTGCAGCCAATGGCGATGTGTTCGTTAAACTGTCTAAATTAAAAGATGGGAAAGGTATCATCCGCCTGCATGATAAGAACGGTGACGGCAAAGCTGATGAAGTAACTGGTTTTGGCACTTATACCGGAACCGGTATTACTATCAAAAATGGCTACCTGTATGCTTCATCTGATGAAGAAATTTTCCGTTATAAGATCGATGAGAAAACCGGTAAGGTTGACGAAGGTTCTGAACAAAAGATCGTTACCGGTTTGGTGAGCAATCATCAACATGAGACCAAATCGATCGTTCTCGATAACAACGGAAATTTGTACACCAACATTGGCGCCCCCAGCAACTGCTGCCAGGTGCAGGATCGCGTAAAAGGTTCACCTGGACAAGACCCCTGCCCTATTTTGGAGAAAGCTGGCGGGATCTGGCAGTTCAAAGCCGATAAAACCAATCAGTCGTATCCCGAAGGCGTACGCTATGCTACCGGTCTCCGCAACGTAATGGGCCTCGACTGGAATACGGAAGTAAACGAGTTGTATGTGATGCAACATGGCCGCGACATGTTGTTCCAGTTCTTCCCCGAATTGTTCAATCAGAAACAAGGCGCAGAAAATCCGGCTGAAGAAATGTTCCGAATCACCAAAGGTGCAGACTGCGGCTGGCCTTATTGCTATTACGACAACGATAAACAACAAAAACTGCTTTGCCCTGAATATGGTGGCAACCGGGAAAAAGTTGACCGTTGCGCAGATAAAACAAAATCAATAGTACAATTCCCCGGTCACCTGGCGCCTAACGCTTTATTGTTCTATACCGGCAAACAATTCCCTGAAAAATACAAGAATGGCGCCTTTATCGCCTTCCATGGCTCCTGGAACCGTGCCCCCGAGCCACAGGCAGGTTTCTTTGTAGTGTTTGTGCCTTTCAAGAATGGTATGCCTTCCGGCAAATGGGAAGTATTTGCAGATGGCTTTTCTCAAATTCCAAAAGATGCTACCAATGGCAGAGCGAAGTACCGCCCATGCGGGCTGGCACAAGGCCCTGATGGTTCCTTATTTGTTTCTGATGATTCCAATGGTACCATCTGGAAAGTGAGCTACGGAAAATAAAAACCAGTTACAGGTTACAGGTTGCATGTTACAGGGAAAAACAAGTGCATTTGTTATATAACCTGAAACCTGTACCCATGGAACCTGCAACTTGAAACCTGCAACGGCCAATTAATAATAAAAATTCGTATGAAAAAAATAGTGCTTGTAGTACTGGTATTCGTTATCGCTTCTGCATTTGTGGCGCAACAAACAAAACCACAACCAGGCGGTTTAAAAGCCGCAATGACCCGAGGTAAAGCGGTGTACGATGCAACCTGCCAGGCCTGTCATCAACCTGATGGATTAGGGGTACAGAACATGAACCCGCCACTGGCAAAAACAAAATGGGTG
The Niastella koreensis GR20-10 genome window above contains:
- a CDS encoding PQQ-dependent sugar dehydrogenase — translated: MKKVLILACSVMFAAAAFANDTTRVKSPSTGIVKRDEAPITLPQGFKSVVVAADLGRARHLVVAANGDVFVKLSKLKDGKGIIRLHDKNGDGKADEVTGFGTYTGTGITIKNGYLYASSDEEIFRYKIDEKTGKVDEGSEQKIVTGLVSNHQHETKSIVLDNNGNLYTNIGAPSNCCQVQDRVKGSPGQDPCPILEKAGGIWQFKADKTNQSYPEGVRYATGLRNVMGLDWNTEVNELYVMQHGRDMLFQFFPELFNQKQGAENPAEEMFRITKGADCGWPYCYYDNDKQQKLLCPEYGGNREKVDRCADKTKSIVQFPGHLAPNALLFYTGKQFPEKYKNGAFIAFHGSWNRAPEPQAGFFVVFVPFKNGMPSGKWEVFADGFSQIPKDATNGRAKYRPCGLAQGPDGSLFVSDDSNGTIWKVSYGK